A single genomic interval of Corvus hawaiiensis isolate bCorHaw1 chromosome 5, bCorHaw1.pri.cur, whole genome shotgun sequence harbors:
- the MRPL35 gene encoding 39S ribosomal protein L35, mitochondrial, whose protein sequence is MARSGGRRGPREGAVRGSCRRRLRPPPPLSGHCACAGAPAPPEGGRVAGAREDGAGPGRFRGRDGRGGLRAGAGPRGPSGRRCRGQPPWAGPGSEGGTDEEGSGRVRDPGPERPQVPRAAPVGGTRRGPARRSVAMAAAAAAAAARGALAGILRRWAPRALPLCGPSARCFGHGPAPAPLWTPRLLGENRPRAGTPSVLSSVTPLLPSLLQQPARTLTYCSLRKGKRKSVKSVVKRFLRLHNGLWVRRKSGYKKKLWKKSAAQKKRLREFVLCTRTQCKLLDKMTTSFWKRRNWYTDDPYQKYHDRTNLRV, encoded by the exons ATGGCTCGGAGCGGCGGCCGGCGCGGCCCGCGGGAAGGCGCCGTGCGCGGATCCTGCCGGCGCCGcctccgccccccccccccgctcagCGGGCACTGCGCCTGCGCGGGCGCTCCCGCCCCGCCAGAGGGCGGCCGC GTGGCGGGTGCGCGGGAGGACGGAGCGGGACCCGGCCGGTTCCGAGGACGGGACGGACGAGGCGGGCTCCGGGCGGGTGCGGGACCCCGGGGCCCGAGCGGCCGCAGGTGCCGCGGGCAGCCCCCGTGGGCGGGACCCGGTTCCGAGGGCGGGACGGACGAGGAGGGCTCCGGGCGGGTGCGGGACCCCGGGCCCGAGCGGCCGCAAGTGCCGCGGGCAGCCCCCGTGGGCGGGacccggcgcggccccgcccggcgcAGCGTggccatggcggcggcggcggcggcggcggcggcgcgcggggcCCTGGCGG GGATCCTGCGGCGCTGGGCCCCCCGCGCGCTCCCGCTCTGCGGCCCCTCCGCTCGGTGTTTCGGGCACGgaccggccccggccccgctctgGACCCCGCGGCTGCTCGGCGAGAACCGGCCCCGGGCAGGGACGCCCTCGGTGCTCAGCAG tgtcacACCCCTACTTCCAAGTTTACTCCAGCAGCCAGCAAGGACCCTTACCTATTGCAGCTTAcggaagggaaagaggaaaagtgtGAAATCTGTGGTCAAAAGGTTCCTCCGGCTGCACAATGGCCTCTGGGTTAGGAGAAAG TCTGGTTACAAGAAGAAACTCTGGAAGAAGTCGGCTGCCCAGAAGAAGCGTTTGAGGGAGTTTGTGTTGTGCACGAGGACACAGTGTAAACTCCTGGATAAAATGACCACTTCcttctggaaaaggaggaactGGTACACTGATGATCCCTACCAGAAGTACCACGACCGCACAAACCTTCGTGTGTAG